A DNA window from Lutra lutra chromosome 8, mLutLut1.2, whole genome shotgun sequence contains the following coding sequences:
- the IL17REL gene encoding putative interleukin-17 receptor E-like isoform X1: protein MHAGRMLAGLAVVLLSLAWSVHRSLAIPQIAECGLSCSQGFACESRVNRNIFNSFCRPPPSSVSPSVLEALTLSTAMKCAPNDGCSLLLRVRASLVLHESLRGLEACSMNLDTQETQCQSVRVSRASRHRQVGWQLQVHFDCFEVSVAQSLYVTLRTVPHFCGVQLDQQYHVEDCRDEDVGRNVPICFAGKFSYWADRSRKVILVQVPEAPGAPDYYVRLCLKWFTCDDVGVPVRVTVNQMSRTVSLPYSQELPCLCLEGWFATPDAVRMQACPFEDETEALWDAIRYHPGDRALSWEPACPVSGHVSLCWRPGPGALCHNLEHSGRPAHGRVQYPSVDTQPRLCLKFSTSRGSWVRCPFQEGHFQAWKMTVRPAASQGHLRVTFFSPSAAHFQVHLCHQRKKWPPACRPGPRATTHAPASVSRSDFVTDLAVAFVDIPREEACVPNTCIQGWRTDLTFSAPHQLCDLHCTATQGTAD, encoded by the exons GGCTTCGCCTGCGAGAGCCGAGTGAACC ggaatatttttaacagcttctGCCGGCCACCCCCCTCGTCCGTGTCCCCATCGGTCCTGGAGGCCCTGACACTCTCCACTGCCATGAAGTGTGCCCCCAATGACGGCTGTTCCCTGCTCCTGCGCGTGCGGGCCTCCCTCGTGCTGCATG AGAGCCTGCGGGGCCTGGAGGCCTGCTCCATGAATCTGGACACCCAGGAGACTCAGTGTCAGAGCGTGCGGGTCTCCAGAGCCTCCCGCCACCGGCAGGTGGGGTGGCAG CTGCAGGTGCATTTTGATTGCTTTGAAGTGAGCGTGGCTCAGAGCCTCTACGTCACCCTGAGGACCGTCCCCCACTTCTGCGGGGTCCAGCTAGACCAGCAGTACCATGTGGAAG ACTGCAGAGACGAGGACGTGGGGAGGAACGTGCCCATTTGCTTTG CCGGGAAGTTCTCCTACTGGGCGGACCGCAGCCGGAAGGTCATTCTGGTCCAGGTGCCTGAGGCCCCCGGGGCCCCTGACTACTACGTGCGGCTCTGCCTGAAGTGGTTCACCTGCGACGATGTGGGTGTCCCCGTGCGG GTGACAGTGAACCAGATGTCCCGCACCGTCTCTCTGCCCTACAGCCAGGAGCTGCCATGCCTGTGCCTTGAG gGCTGGTTTGCGACCCCTGACGCCGTGCGGATGCAGGCCTGTCCCTTCGAAGATG AGACGGAGGCCCTGTGGGATGCTATCCGCTACCACCCGGGGGACCgggcactgagctgggagcctgcatGTCCCGTGAGCGGCCACGTGAGCCTGTGCTGGCGCCCGGGGCCAGGGGCCCTCTGCCACAACCTGGAGCACTCGGGCCGGCCGGCGCACGGCAGG GTACAGTATCCTTCGGTGGACACACAGCCCCGGCTCTGCCTGAAG TTCTCCACCAGCCGCGGCTCCTGGGTGCGATGCCCTTTCCAAGAGGGACACTTCCAAG CCTGGAAGATGACAGTCCGGCCAGCCGCCTCTCAGGGCCACCTCCGGGTCACCTTCTTCTCGCCCAGTGCCGCCCATTTCCAGGTGCACCTGTGTCACCAAAGGAAGAAGTGGCCGCCTGCCTGCCGCCCAGGGCCCCGGGCCACGACCCACGCCCCAGCCTCAGTGAGCCGG AGTGACTTCGTGACTGACCTTGCGGTGGCCTTTGTGGACATTCCCAGGGAAGAGGCTTGTGTCCCCAACACCTGCATCCAG GGCTGGAGGACTGACCTGACTTTCTCCGCCccccaccagctgtgtgacctgcaTTGCA CCGCCACCCAGGGGACAGCGGACTGA
- the IL17REL gene encoding putative interleukin-17 receptor E-like isoform X5 gives MKCAPNDGCSLLLRVRASLVLHESLRGLEACSMNLDTQETQCQSVRVSRASRHRQVGWQLQVHFDCFEVSVAQSLYVTLRTVPHFCGVQLDQQYHVEDCRDEDVGRNVPICFAGKFSYWADRSRKVILVQVPEAPGAPDYYVRLCLKWFTCDDVGVPVRVTVNQMSRTVSLPYSQELPCLCLEGWFATPDAVRMQACPFEDETEALWDAIRYHPGDRALSWEPACPVSGHVSLCWRPGPGALCHNLEHSGRPAHGRVQYPSVDTQPRLCLKFSTSRGSWVRCPFQEGHFQAWKMTVRPAASQGHLRVTFFSPSAAHFQVHLCHQRKKWPPACRPGPRATTHAPASVSRSDFVTDLAVAFVDIPREEACVPNTCIQGWRTDLTFSAPHQLCDLHCTATQGTAD, from the exons ATGAAGTGTGCCCCCAATGACGGCTGTTCCCTGCTCCTGCGCGTGCGGGCCTCCCTCGTGCTGCATG AGAGCCTGCGGGGCCTGGAGGCCTGCTCCATGAATCTGGACACCCAGGAGACTCAGTGTCAGAGCGTGCGGGTCTCCAGAGCCTCCCGCCACCGGCAGGTGGGGTGGCAG CTGCAGGTGCATTTTGATTGCTTTGAAGTGAGCGTGGCTCAGAGCCTCTACGTCACCCTGAGGACCGTCCCCCACTTCTGCGGGGTCCAGCTAGACCAGCAGTACCATGTGGAAG ACTGCAGAGACGAGGACGTGGGGAGGAACGTGCCCATTTGCTTTG CCGGGAAGTTCTCCTACTGGGCGGACCGCAGCCGGAAGGTCATTCTGGTCCAGGTGCCTGAGGCCCCCGGGGCCCCTGACTACTACGTGCGGCTCTGCCTGAAGTGGTTCACCTGCGACGATGTGGGTGTCCCCGTGCGG GTGACAGTGAACCAGATGTCCCGCACCGTCTCTCTGCCCTACAGCCAGGAGCTGCCATGCCTGTGCCTTGAG gGCTGGTTTGCGACCCCTGACGCCGTGCGGATGCAGGCCTGTCCCTTCGAAGATG AGACGGAGGCCCTGTGGGATGCTATCCGCTACCACCCGGGGGACCgggcactgagctgggagcctgcatGTCCCGTGAGCGGCCACGTGAGCCTGTGCTGGCGCCCGGGGCCAGGGGCCCTCTGCCACAACCTGGAGCACTCGGGCCGGCCGGCGCACGGCAGG GTACAGTATCCTTCGGTGGACACACAGCCCCGGCTCTGCCTGAAG TTCTCCACCAGCCGCGGCTCCTGGGTGCGATGCCCTTTCCAAGAGGGACACTTCCAAG CCTGGAAGATGACAGTCCGGCCAGCCGCCTCTCAGGGCCACCTCCGGGTCACCTTCTTCTCGCCCAGTGCCGCCCATTTCCAGGTGCACCTGTGTCACCAAAGGAAGAAGTGGCCGCCTGCCTGCCGCCCAGGGCCCCGGGCCACGACCCACGCCCCAGCCTCAGTGAGCCGG AGTGACTTCGTGACTGACCTTGCGGTGGCCTTTGTGGACATTCCCAGGGAAGAGGCTTGTGTCCCCAACACCTGCATCCAG GGCTGGAGGACTGACCTGACTTTCTCCGCCccccaccagctgtgtgacctgcaTTGCA CCGCCACCCAGGGGACAGCGGACTGA
- the IL17REL gene encoding putative interleukin-17 receptor E-like isoform X4 translates to MHAGRMLAGLAVVLLSLAWSVHRSLAIPQIAECGLSCSQGFACESRVNRNIFNSFCRPPPSSVSPSVLEALTLSTAMKCAPNDGCSLLLRVRASLVLHESLRGLEACSMNLDTQETQCQSVRVSRASRHRQVGWQLQVHFDCFEVSVAQSLYVTLRTVPHFCGVQLDQQYHVEAGKFSYWADRSRKVILVQVPEAPGAPDYYVRLCLKWFTCDDVGVPVRVTVNQMSRTVSLPYSQELPCLCLEGWFATPDAVRMQACPFEDETEALWDAIRYHPGDRALSWEPACPVSGHVSLCWRPGPGALCHNLEHSGRPAHGRVQYPSVDTQPRLCLKFSTSRGSWVRCPFQEGHFQAWKMTVRPAASQGHLRVTFFSPSAAHFQVHLCHQRKKWPPACRPGPRATTHAPASVSRSDFVTDLAVAFVDIPREEACVPNTCIQGWRTDLTFSAPHQLCDLHCTATQGTAD, encoded by the exons GGCTTCGCCTGCGAGAGCCGAGTGAACC ggaatatttttaacagcttctGCCGGCCACCCCCCTCGTCCGTGTCCCCATCGGTCCTGGAGGCCCTGACACTCTCCACTGCCATGAAGTGTGCCCCCAATGACGGCTGTTCCCTGCTCCTGCGCGTGCGGGCCTCCCTCGTGCTGCATG AGAGCCTGCGGGGCCTGGAGGCCTGCTCCATGAATCTGGACACCCAGGAGACTCAGTGTCAGAGCGTGCGGGTCTCCAGAGCCTCCCGCCACCGGCAGGTGGGGTGGCAG CTGCAGGTGCATTTTGATTGCTTTGAAGTGAGCGTGGCTCAGAGCCTCTACGTCACCCTGAGGACCGTCCCCCACTTCTGCGGGGTCCAGCTAGACCAGCAGTACCATGTGGAAG CCGGGAAGTTCTCCTACTGGGCGGACCGCAGCCGGAAGGTCATTCTGGTCCAGGTGCCTGAGGCCCCCGGGGCCCCTGACTACTACGTGCGGCTCTGCCTGAAGTGGTTCACCTGCGACGATGTGGGTGTCCCCGTGCGG GTGACAGTGAACCAGATGTCCCGCACCGTCTCTCTGCCCTACAGCCAGGAGCTGCCATGCCTGTGCCTTGAG gGCTGGTTTGCGACCCCTGACGCCGTGCGGATGCAGGCCTGTCCCTTCGAAGATG AGACGGAGGCCCTGTGGGATGCTATCCGCTACCACCCGGGGGACCgggcactgagctgggagcctgcatGTCCCGTGAGCGGCCACGTGAGCCTGTGCTGGCGCCCGGGGCCAGGGGCCCTCTGCCACAACCTGGAGCACTCGGGCCGGCCGGCGCACGGCAGG GTACAGTATCCTTCGGTGGACACACAGCCCCGGCTCTGCCTGAAG TTCTCCACCAGCCGCGGCTCCTGGGTGCGATGCCCTTTCCAAGAGGGACACTTCCAAG CCTGGAAGATGACAGTCCGGCCAGCCGCCTCTCAGGGCCACCTCCGGGTCACCTTCTTCTCGCCCAGTGCCGCCCATTTCCAGGTGCACCTGTGTCACCAAAGGAAGAAGTGGCCGCCTGCCTGCCGCCCAGGGCCCCGGGCCACGACCCACGCCCCAGCCTCAGTGAGCCGG AGTGACTTCGTGACTGACCTTGCGGTGGCCTTTGTGGACATTCCCAGGGAAGAGGCTTGTGTCCCCAACACCTGCATCCAG GGCTGGAGGACTGACCTGACTTTCTCCGCCccccaccagctgtgtgacctgcaTTGCA CCGCCACCCAGGGGACAGCGGACTGA
- the IL17REL gene encoding putative interleukin-17 receptor E-like isoform X2 translates to MHAGRMLAGLAVVLLSLAWSVHRSLAIPQIAECGLSCSQGFACESRVNRNIFNSFCRPPPSSVSPSVLEALTLSTAMKCAPNDGCSLLLRVRASLVLHESLRGLEACSMNLDTQETQCQSVRVSRASRHRQVGWQVHFDCFEVSVAQSLYVTLRTVPHFCGVQLDQQYHVEDCRDEDVGRNVPICFAGKFSYWADRSRKVILVQVPEAPGAPDYYVRLCLKWFTCDDVGVPVRVTVNQMSRTVSLPYSQELPCLCLEGWFATPDAVRMQACPFEDETEALWDAIRYHPGDRALSWEPACPVSGHVSLCWRPGPGALCHNLEHSGRPAHGRVQYPSVDTQPRLCLKFSTSRGSWVRCPFQEGHFQAWKMTVRPAASQGHLRVTFFSPSAAHFQVHLCHQRKKWPPACRPGPRATTHAPASVSRSDFVTDLAVAFVDIPREEACVPNTCIQGWRTDLTFSAPHQLCDLHCTATQGTAD, encoded by the exons GGCTTCGCCTGCGAGAGCCGAGTGAACC ggaatatttttaacagcttctGCCGGCCACCCCCCTCGTCCGTGTCCCCATCGGTCCTGGAGGCCCTGACACTCTCCACTGCCATGAAGTGTGCCCCCAATGACGGCTGTTCCCTGCTCCTGCGCGTGCGGGCCTCCCTCGTGCTGCATG AGAGCCTGCGGGGCCTGGAGGCCTGCTCCATGAATCTGGACACCCAGGAGACTCAGTGTCAGAGCGTGCGGGTCTCCAGAGCCTCCCGCCACCGGCAGGTGGGGTGGCAG GTGCATTTTGATTGCTTTGAAGTGAGCGTGGCTCAGAGCCTCTACGTCACCCTGAGGACCGTCCCCCACTTCTGCGGGGTCCAGCTAGACCAGCAGTACCATGTGGAAG ACTGCAGAGACGAGGACGTGGGGAGGAACGTGCCCATTTGCTTTG CCGGGAAGTTCTCCTACTGGGCGGACCGCAGCCGGAAGGTCATTCTGGTCCAGGTGCCTGAGGCCCCCGGGGCCCCTGACTACTACGTGCGGCTCTGCCTGAAGTGGTTCACCTGCGACGATGTGGGTGTCCCCGTGCGG GTGACAGTGAACCAGATGTCCCGCACCGTCTCTCTGCCCTACAGCCAGGAGCTGCCATGCCTGTGCCTTGAG gGCTGGTTTGCGACCCCTGACGCCGTGCGGATGCAGGCCTGTCCCTTCGAAGATG AGACGGAGGCCCTGTGGGATGCTATCCGCTACCACCCGGGGGACCgggcactgagctgggagcctgcatGTCCCGTGAGCGGCCACGTGAGCCTGTGCTGGCGCCCGGGGCCAGGGGCCCTCTGCCACAACCTGGAGCACTCGGGCCGGCCGGCGCACGGCAGG GTACAGTATCCTTCGGTGGACACACAGCCCCGGCTCTGCCTGAAG TTCTCCACCAGCCGCGGCTCCTGGGTGCGATGCCCTTTCCAAGAGGGACACTTCCAAG CCTGGAAGATGACAGTCCGGCCAGCCGCCTCTCAGGGCCACCTCCGGGTCACCTTCTTCTCGCCCAGTGCCGCCCATTTCCAGGTGCACCTGTGTCACCAAAGGAAGAAGTGGCCGCCTGCCTGCCGCCCAGGGCCCCGGGCCACGACCCACGCCCCAGCCTCAGTGAGCCGG AGTGACTTCGTGACTGACCTTGCGGTGGCCTTTGTGGACATTCCCAGGGAAGAGGCTTGTGTCCCCAACACCTGCATCCAG GGCTGGAGGACTGACCTGACTTTCTCCGCCccccaccagctgtgtgacctgcaTTGCA CCGCCACCCAGGGGACAGCGGACTGA
- the IL17REL gene encoding putative interleukin-17 receptor E-like isoform X3, with protein sequence MHAGRMLAGLAVVLLSLAWSVHRSLAIPQIAECGLSCSQGFACESRVNRNIFNSFCRPPPSSVSPSVLEALTLSTAMKCAPNDGCSLLLRVRASLVLHESLRGLEACSMNLDTQETQCQSVRVSRASRHRQVGWQLQVHFDCFEVSVAQSLYVTLRTVPHFCGVQLDQQYHVEDCRDEDVGRNVPICFAGKFSYWADRSRKVILVQVPEAPGAPDYYVRLCLKWFTCDDVGVPVRVTVNQMSRTVSLPYSQELPCLCLEGWFATPDAVRMQACPFEDETEALWDAIRYHPGDRALSWEPACPVSGHVSLCWRPGPGALCHNLEHSGRPAHGRVQYPSVDTQPRLCLKFSTSRGSWVRCPFQEGHFQAWKMTVRPAASQGHLRVTFFSPSAAHFQVHLCHQRKKWPPACRPGPRATTHAPASSDFVTDLAVAFVDIPREEACVPNTCIQGWRTDLTFSAPHQLCDLHCTATQGTAD encoded by the exons GGCTTCGCCTGCGAGAGCCGAGTGAACC ggaatatttttaacagcttctGCCGGCCACCCCCCTCGTCCGTGTCCCCATCGGTCCTGGAGGCCCTGACACTCTCCACTGCCATGAAGTGTGCCCCCAATGACGGCTGTTCCCTGCTCCTGCGCGTGCGGGCCTCCCTCGTGCTGCATG AGAGCCTGCGGGGCCTGGAGGCCTGCTCCATGAATCTGGACACCCAGGAGACTCAGTGTCAGAGCGTGCGGGTCTCCAGAGCCTCCCGCCACCGGCAGGTGGGGTGGCAG CTGCAGGTGCATTTTGATTGCTTTGAAGTGAGCGTGGCTCAGAGCCTCTACGTCACCCTGAGGACCGTCCCCCACTTCTGCGGGGTCCAGCTAGACCAGCAGTACCATGTGGAAG ACTGCAGAGACGAGGACGTGGGGAGGAACGTGCCCATTTGCTTTG CCGGGAAGTTCTCCTACTGGGCGGACCGCAGCCGGAAGGTCATTCTGGTCCAGGTGCCTGAGGCCCCCGGGGCCCCTGACTACTACGTGCGGCTCTGCCTGAAGTGGTTCACCTGCGACGATGTGGGTGTCCCCGTGCGG GTGACAGTGAACCAGATGTCCCGCACCGTCTCTCTGCCCTACAGCCAGGAGCTGCCATGCCTGTGCCTTGAG gGCTGGTTTGCGACCCCTGACGCCGTGCGGATGCAGGCCTGTCCCTTCGAAGATG AGACGGAGGCCCTGTGGGATGCTATCCGCTACCACCCGGGGGACCgggcactgagctgggagcctgcatGTCCCGTGAGCGGCCACGTGAGCCTGTGCTGGCGCCCGGGGCCAGGGGCCCTCTGCCACAACCTGGAGCACTCGGGCCGGCCGGCGCACGGCAGG GTACAGTATCCTTCGGTGGACACACAGCCCCGGCTCTGCCTGAAG TTCTCCACCAGCCGCGGCTCCTGGGTGCGATGCCCTTTCCAAGAGGGACACTTCCAAG CCTGGAAGATGACAGTCCGGCCAGCCGCCTCTCAGGGCCACCTCCGGGTCACCTTCTTCTCGCCCAGTGCCGCCCATTTCCAGGTGCACCTGTGTCACCAAAGGAAGAAGTGGCCGCCTGCCTGCCGCCCAGGGCCCCGGGCCACGACCCACGCCCCAGCCTCA AGTGACTTCGTGACTGACCTTGCGGTGGCCTTTGTGGACATTCCCAGGGAAGAGGCTTGTGTCCCCAACACCTGCATCCAG GGCTGGAGGACTGACCTGACTTTCTCCGCCccccaccagctgtgtgacctgcaTTGCA CCGCCACCCAGGGGACAGCGGACTGA